From Dermatophagoides farinae isolate YC_2012a chromosome 10, ASM2471394v1, whole genome shotgun sequence, a single genomic window includes:
- the LOC124500195 gene encoding ubiquitin-conjugating enzyme E2 J2-like, translating into MNTGGGGGGRRMATNINGVRQNAQNNSKKFISSWRRLKQDYMMIMKDPVPYVTVAPLQNDILEWHYVIRGPENTVYNGGIYHGKLKFPIEYPFRPPSIYMITPSGRFKTNTRLCLSFSDFHPDSWNPTWSLSTILTGLLSFMLEEHNAVGSLQASDSVRRIYAKKSLQFNLNDATFVELFPDIADEIECELERIKTLEAANQKNSNKNNNDKSSKDSTNNNGSNERQSEYDRFNRFVWSCVYNLIALFIVILFAYIVQWVLSEYNQ; encoded by the exons ATGAacactggtggtggtggtggtggtcgtaGAATGGCAACAAATATTAACGGTGTACGACAAAATGCTCAAAATAAttccaaaaaattcattagcTCATGGCGTCGTTTGAAACAagattatatgatgataatgaaagaTCCAGTACCATACGTTACTGTAGCACCGTTACAAAATGACATTCTTGAATG GCACTATGTGATTCGTGGACCAGAAAATACTGTATACAATGGCGGCATTTATCATGGAAAACTCAAATTTCCTATCGAATATCCGTTTCGACCACCATCGATTTATATGATAACACCGAGTGGCCGTTTCAAGACTAACACTAGATTATGTTTAAGTTTTTCGGATTTTCATCCTGATTCCTGGAATCCAACATGGAGCCTTTCTACAATTCTTACCGGTTTATTGAGCTTCATGTTGGAAGAACATAATGCAGTTGGTTCGTTACAAGCATCGGACAGTGTTCGCCGAATATATGCCAAGAAAAGCCTGCAATTCAATCTCAATGATGCCACATTTGTTGAACTTTTTCCCGATATTGCCGAT GAAATTGAATGCGAATTGGAACGTATAAAAACGTTGGAAGCagccaaccaaaaaaacagcaacaagaataataatgataaatcatcGAAAGATTctacaaacaacaatggtTCAAATGAACGACAATCTGAATATGATCGTTTCAATCGTTTTGTATGGTCATGTGTCTATAATTTGATTGCATTATTCATAGTGATCTTATTCGCTTACATTGTACAATGGGTACTATCCgaatataatcaatga
- the LOC124500194 gene encoding very long chain fatty acid elongase 4: MMISIQFFNAHYWNGHCDPRVVNQWLMHNGPYKLLVISIIYLLAIYFGVQWMQHRKPFAIRMPMFMFNVLLVALNLYFFYESFWWTNYGRDLLNFHFPSPFDSSERAHSIISLYYYYQISKFIDYMDTVFLVLRKKNDHITVLHVYHHVSVPIVGWFANWMSPTMPVLGLFAMLNSFCHMLMYTYYSLAALGGHHVRPYLRWKRYITCLQLLQFLILGLYGLYLNFRHIDYPQLFRWLLISQAIIYLIMFGNFYKRSYYNKQHNNNNNNNNECRRISHQINGKIY; the protein is encoded by the exons TAATGCATAATGGTCCATACAAGTTACTAGTGATATCAATCATCTATTTGTTGGCCATTTATTTTGGCGTCCAATGGATGCAGCACCGGAAACCGTTTGCTATTCGTATGCCAATGTTTATGTTCAATGTATTGCTTGTCGCATTGAAtctatattttttctatgaatCATTTTGGTGGACAAATTATGGCCGGGATTTgctcaattttcatttcccaTCGCCATTCGATAGTAGTGAACGTGCCCATAGCATAATTagtttgtattattattatcaaattagTAAATTTATCGACTATATGGACACCGTATTTCTTGTGTTACGGAAAAAGAATGACCATATAACAGTGCTACATGTTTACCATCATGTGTCCGTTCCAATAGTCGGCTGGTTTGCCAATTGg ATGAGTCCAACTATGCCCGTATTGGGATTGTTTGCCatgttgaattcattttgtcaCATGTTAATGTACACTTATTATTCATTGGCAGCGTTGGGTGGCCATCATGTTCGACCATATCTTCGTTGGAAACGTTATATAACCTGTTTACAATTGTTACAATTTCTTATACTTGGACTATATGGATTGTATCTCAATTTTCGACATATTGATTATCCACAATTATTTCGTTGGCTACTCATATCACAGGCGAtcatttatttgataatGTTTGGCAATTTTTACAAACGCTCATATTACAATAaacaacataataataataataataataataatgaatgtcGTAGAATTTCCCATCAAATCAATGgcaaaatttattga
- the LOC124500197 gene encoding large ribosomal subunit protein eL22 has product MVVKAKKGKQQNVLAKTKGGKKSKKVALKFSIDCSKPVDDGIMNATDFESFLKERIKVNGKTGNLGTAVTVERNKFKILINTTIPFSKRYLKYLTKKYLKKNNLRDWIRVVATSKEAFELRYFQINNEDADEEEENE; this is encoded by the exons ATGGTCGTG AAAGCTAAAAAaggtaaacaacaaaatgttttggccaaaacaaagggtggaaaaaaatcgaaaaaagttgcattgaaattttcaattgattgttcGAAACCAGTCGATGATGGCATTATGAATGCAACCGATTTT GAATCATTTCTCAAGGAAAGAATCAAAGTTAATGGAAAGACTGGAAATCTTGGCACAGCCGTTACGGTTGAACGtaacaaatttaaaattcttaTTAACACAACGATCCCGTTTTCGAAACGTTATCTCAAATATTTgacgaaaaaatatttgaaaaagaacAATCTTCGTGACTGGATTCGTGTGGTAGCCACATCAAAAGAGGCATTCGAATTACGTTATTTCCAGATCAACAATGAAGATgctgatgaagaagaagaaaatgaatga
- the LOC124500196 gene encoding uncharacterized protein LOC124500196, producing MDNDEINALFNKIDNLKRHPLYKYMKIQDQLPITDIGRNSCWDLIFKKQNKDILKLTDLQHHQTSMKASEMKGADSQTVIRMNATSNVLTNQTSSQTTEMNSELRIIIIDENWSQYCYRIKINTPFGKLINRFCQQVRKADNKSVLFWYHGRCVEDDDTPRTLNIKDNEVILAHYIK from the coding sequence atggataatgatgaaattaacgctttatttaataaaattgataatttgaaaCGTCATCCATTGTACAAGTACATGAAAATCCAAGATCAACTACCAATAACAGATATTGGAAGAAATTCTTGTTGGGATcttatattcaaaaaacaaaataaagatATATTAAAGTTAACTGATttacaacatcatcaaacatcaatGAAGGCTTCAGAGATGAAAGGCGCCGATAGTCAAACAgtaattcgaatgaatgcaACATCGAATGTGTTGACAAATCAAACTAGCAGCCAGACAACAGAAATGAATTCAGAATTacgaatcatcataatcgatgaAAATTGGAGCCAGTATTGTTACCGTATCAAGATCAATACACCATTCGgtaaattgatcaatcgattctgTCAACAAGTTCGAAAAGCAGATAATAAATCGGTTTTATTCTGGTATCATGGTCGATGTGTCgaggatgatgatacacCTAGAACATTGAACATTAAAGATAATGAAGTGATTCTCGCTCACTACATCAAATAG
- the LOC124500193 gene encoding uncharacterized protein LOC124500193 — MGTTDQSKLMFSNGLSDSMDSSSDDVIPMQSRRRKRSFTRKNRNSRLVSSSSSFLKSNYSYGLCTMFKFVFVVFILISVIIGTVVMYSLSKRMDSLQLSISGIQSTNKDLPDDLHSLHSKYKSLEQESTNLKINLNNVIITTSNLTQQTAQLHQKLNQLDQVIDLGPNTKQLPTDVEQLRKMIADINTQIGSTDNDSKLWKEQQKNLELRMNAFDSRLQLLEQNLSAMSNNQSIWNQKIEQLITVIDNQMATLNESFANLSTSLSNMSNESLIERHSIHQNDDDNQHSEDISAKTNTLIPTTTHSSLEPNEEPIGTGRIHKKMFANIDNLTESDNVNHM, encoded by the exons atgggaACAACAG ATCAATCAAAGTTAATGTTTTCGAATGGCCTTAGTGATAGTATGGATTCATCATCCGATGATGTTATACCGATGCAATCAAGACGAAGAAAACGTAGCTTTACACGAAAAAA TCGAAATTCTAGATtagtgtcatcatcatcatcatttctgaAAAGCAACTATTCATATGGGCTGTGTACAATgttcaaatttgtttttgtcgtaTTCATACTAATATCTGTCATCATTGGTACGGTAGTCATGTACAGTCTATCCAAACGAATGGATTCTCTTCAACTTTCAATCAGTGGAA TACAATCAACCAACAAGGATCTTCCTGATGATTTACATTCATTGCATTCGAAATATAAATCTTTGGAACAAGAATCGACCAACCTAAAAATAAATCTGAATAATGTCATCATAACAACATCGAATCTTACTCAACAGACTGCTCAACTTCATCAGAAACTCAACCAATTGGATCAGGTTATTGATTTGGGTCCTAATACCAAACAATTGCCAACAGATGTTGAACAATTAAGAAAG ATGATTGCCGATATAAATACTCAAATTGGCTCAACCGATAATGATTCGAAATTGTGGAAagaacagcaaaaaaatctAGAACTACGAATGAATGCATTCGACAGTAGATTGCAGCTATTGGAACAAAATTTATCAGCAATGTCGAATAACCAATCGATatggaatcaaaaaattgaacaattgatTACTGTGATAGACAATCAAATGGCCACGTTGAATGAATCGTTTGCCAATCTAAGTACATCGCTATCCAATATGTCTAATGAGTCACTAATTGAACGACATTccattcatcaaaatgatgatgataatcaacataGTGAGGATATTTCTGCTAAAACTAATACATTGATTCCTACTACTActcattcatcattagaaCCAAATGAAGAACCGATCGGTACAGGTCGAatccataaaaaaatgtttgccaATATCGACAATCTGACTGAATCCGATAACGTCAATCATAtgtga